Proteins encoded by one window of Manis pentadactyla isolate mManPen7 chromosome X, mManPen7.hap1, whole genome shotgun sequence:
- the STARD8 gene encoding LOW QUALITY PROTEIN: stAR-related lipid transfer protein 8 (The sequence of the model RefSeq protein was modified relative to this genomic sequence to represent the inferred CDS: inserted 1 base in 1 codon; substituted 5 bases at 5 genomic stop codons): MTLNSCASMKLEVHFQCKQNEDSKEEEQCTISNPWTFQXESKHWSRLGSPDLLAPPSPGLPVTSSCENVLTELNATXPATTVSLPHKPADLTLLGHAPSPSDQHLFSPTWAQEGTWEKAKKHRSHSFLKHLESLRRKEKGGSWQTEPKRSPATLEKATKASSFCSHHGFLSAGFYRAKNRVDTSAHDSGTVTQRAWVGWPVAMFWHPQRVNXDDCLVHVPGDHKPGTFPRSLFIESLCPEDGHCLEDWQPGRRWGYEGCRGSCGSIGSQASTYDNMPRLCPAEPILAVADAEEGEDGASYAHLDDTLQHVWGLQQRVELWSQAVYPDLGPGDKEEEEEEEAISPVEIVTVEVEMQTEALAQIEALAHRESAAPGQADVQPVVPVQDQAQAAAKAEPLAQAEAETPGLSQDNEHAVISGREPTSASSLSMEEGHSTSDSVASSSXLDGSGISMNEVEARGSQSGLQESVSQERRDSGIGASLTRPCRKLHWHSFQNSHRPSLNSESLEINRQFVGQIHLLHKGSLLRLTAFMEKYTVPQKPGWVWSVPKFMKRNKNPDYWGQHVFGVLPLIHVQHTGQPLLQSIQQAMRYLRGQCLDQVGIFRKSGVKSRIQTPCRVNETSPDNVCYVGQSAYDVAGLLKQYFRDLPEPIFTSKLTTTFLQIYQLLPKDQWLAAAQAATLLLPDENXEVLQTLLYFLSDIASAEENQMTAGNLAVCLAPSVFHLNVSKKDNLSPRXNRARCGRPGPRDLSENMAATQGLSHMISDCKKLFQVPQDMVLQLCGSYSAAELSPPSPALAELRRAQAAGISLSLYMEESIQELLHDAAERFKGWISVPGPEHTELACRKAPDGHPLRVWKASTEVAAPPAVVLHRVLRERALWDEDLLRAQVLEALMPGVELYHYVTDSMAPHPCRDFVVLRMWRSDVLCGGCLLVSQSLDPEQPVPESAVWALMFTSQYLMEPCGLGHSWLTHICHADLRGRSPDWYNKIFGHLCAMELAKIRNSFPTLQAADPETKL, from the exons ATGACCTTGAACAGTTGTGCCTCGATGAAACTGGAGGTTCATTTTCAGTGCAAG CAGAATGAAGACTCAAAAGAGGAAGAGCAGTGTACCATCAGCAACCCCTGGACCTTCCAGTGAGAAAGTAAACACTGGTCTCGATTGGGCTCCCCTGACCTCTTGGCCCCACCAAGCCCTGGCTTACCAGTGACCTCCAGCTGTGAGAATGTCCTTACTGAGCTTAATGCCA ACCCAGCTACCACTGTGAGCCTTCCTCACAAGCCAGCAGACCTGACCTTGCTAGGCCATGCCCCCAGCCCAAGTGACCAGCACCTCTTCAGCCCCACATGGGCCCAAGAGGGTACATGGGAAAAAGCCAAGAAGCATCGTTCTCATAGCTTCCTTAAGCACCTCGAGTCTCTGAGGCGGAAGGAAAAGGGTGGCAGTTGGCAAACAGAGCCTAAGCGGAGCCCAGCCACCTTGGAGAAGGCCACCAAAGCCTCCTCTTTCTGCAGTCACCATGGCTTCCTCTCTGCTGGATTCTATAGGGCCAAGAACCGGGTGGACACCTCAGCCCATGACAGTGGCACTGTAACTCAGAGGGCCTGGGTGGGCTGGCCTGTGGCCATGTTCTGGCACCCTCAGCGGGTAAACTGAGATGACTGCTTGGTGCATGTGCCTGGGGACCACAAACCAGGCACATTCCCTCGCTCCCTGTTCATTGAGAGCCTGTGTCCTGAGGATGGACACTGCTTGGAAGATTGGCAGCCAGGTAGGCGCTGGGGCTATGAAGGATGCCGGGGCTCCTGTGGCTCCATAGGCAGCCAGGCCAGCACCTATGACAACATGCCCAGGCTGTGCCCAGCTGAGCCTATACTGGCTGTGGCTGATGCTGAAGAGGGGGAGGATGGGGCCAGCTATGCCCACCTAGATGACACCCTCCAGCATGTGTGGGGGCTGCAGCAGCGGGTAGAGCTCTGGTCTCAGGCCGTGTACCCAGACCTAGGGCCTGGAgacaaggaggaggaagaagaggaagaagccaTTTCACCAGTAGAGATAGTCACAGTTGAGGTTGAAATGCAGACTGAAGCTCTGGCACAGATAGAGGCTCTGGCCCACAGAGAGTCTGCAGCCCCTGGCCAGGCTGATGTCCAGCCAGTCGTCCCAGTTCAAGATCAAGCTCAGGCTGCAGCCAAGGCTGAGCCCTTGGCACAGGCAGAGGCTGAGACCCCTGGCCTGTCCCAGGATAATGAACATGCAGTGATTTCAGGCAGAGAAcccacctctgcctccagccTGTCTATGGAGGAAGGACACTCCACTTCTGACTCTGTGGCCTCCTCCAGTTAACTGGACGGTAGTGGAATCTCCATGAATGAGGTTGAAGCCAGAGGGTCCCAATCTGGACTCCAGGAATCAGTATCCCAAGAACGAAGAGATTCAGGCATTGGGGCTTCACTTACCAGACCCTGCAG GAAGCTCCACTGGCACAGTTTCCAGAATTCCCACCGGCCCAGCCTCAACTCAGAATCCCTGGAGATCAACCGGCAGTTTGTTGGCCAGATTCACCTCCTGCACAAGGGCTCGCTGCTGCGGCTCACAGCCTTCATGGAGAAGTATACTGTGCCCCAGAAGCCAGGCTGGGTCTG GTCAGTGCCCAAGTTCATGAAAAGGAATAAGAATCCAGACTACTGGGGCCAGCATGTGTTTGGGGTGCTACCCCTCATCCATGTGCAGCACACAGGCCAGCCTTTACTACAGAGCATTCAGCAAGCCATGCGCTACCTGCGCGGTCAGTGCCTGGACCAG GTGGGCATCTTCCGTAAGTCTGGGGTGAAGTCCAGGATCCAGACCCCGTGCCGAGTGAATGAGACCTCCCCTGACAATGTCTGCTATGTGGGCCAGTCAGCCTATGATGTGGCTGGCCTGCTGAAGCAGTATTTCCGGGACCTGCCCGAGCCTATCTTCACCAGCAAGCTCACCACCACTTTCCTGCAGATCTACCAGC TCCTCCCCAAGGATCAATGGTTGGCAGCAGCACAAGCTGCAACCTTGCTGCTCCCTGATGAGAACTGAGAGGTGCTACAGACCCTGCTCTATTTCCTAAGTGACATTGCATCTGCTGAGGAAAACCAGATGACAGCTGGCAACTTGGCAGTGTGCCTGGCACCCTCTGTCTTCCACCTTAATGTCTCCAAGAAGGATAACCTGTCACCCAGGTGAAACAGGGCAAGGTGTGGCAGA CCAGGTCCTAGGGACCTCAGTGAGAACATGGCTGCCACCCAGGGCCTATCACACATGATCAGTGACTGCAAGAAACTTTTCCAG GTGCCCCAGGACATGGTGCTGCAACTGTGTGGTTCCTACAGTGCGGCTGAGCTcagccctcccagcccagccctggctgAGCTGCGGAGGGCCCAAGCTGCTGGCATAAGCCTGAGCCTCTACATGGAAGAGAGCATCCAGGAGCTGCTACATGATGCTGCTGAGCGCTTCAAGGGTTGGATCAGTGTGCCAGGGCCTGAGCATACAGAGCTGGCTTGCAGGAAG GCACCAGATGGGCACCCTCTGCGTGTGTGGAAGGCATCCACTGAGGTGGCAGCCCCTCCAGCTGTGGTACTACACCGTGTTCTGCGGGAGAGGGCCCTCTGGGATGAAGACCTGCTGCGGGCCCAGGTGCTGGAAGCCCTGATGCCGGGCGTGGAGCTCTACCATTATGTCACTGACAGTATGGCCCCCCATCCCTGCCGCGACTTTGTGGTGCTCCG GATGTGGCGCTCTGACGTGCTTTGTGGGGGTTGCCTGCTTGTCTCTCAGTCCCTGGATCCTGAGCAACCTGTACCAGAGTCAGCGGTGTGGGCGCTGATGTTCACTTCCCAGTACCTCATGGAGCCTTGTGGCCTGGGCCACTCCTGGCTCACTCACATCTGTCACGCTGACCTCAG GGGCCGTTCTCCTGACTGGTACAACAAGATCTTTGGGCACTTGTGTGCCATGGAACTGGCCAAGATCCGGAACTCCTTCCCTACCCTGCAGGCAGCTGACCCTGAGACAAAGCTGTGA